AGGAACAGAAGATATTACCGAGGTCATTATTGCTACCAATCCCAATATTGAGGGAGAGACAACAGCCAGCTATTTAGCGCGTATCATAAAGCCGCTTGGCGTTGAGGTAACGCGCCTGGCAAGTGGTTTGCCGGTTGGCGGCGACCTTGAATACGCTGATGAGCTGACGCTTGGACGAGCTATTGAAGCGCGCCGAGCGCTTTAAGGGCTTGTGGTATGAGCACATCTAAAAACAAGAAACAACCGCCAAAGAATCAGCCGCAAAAAATACTTGCTGATATACGGCTTGCGCTTACGCCGGGTATGTCAGAAGAGCTGCGCAATAATCCCGAGCGCCGTGCACGCATGGGTACCCTCGTGAGTGTGTTGGGCATTTTGCTCAACGTGCTGCTCTGTGTTGTAAAAGGTCTGGTTGGACTTGCAATTTCCTCGGTTGCCATGGTGGCCGATGCAATAAATAACCTTTCAGACGCATCAAGCAACATCATAAGTATGGTAGGTTTTCGACTGGGACGTCGTCCTGCCGACCGCCAACATCCCTACGGACACGGCCGTTTTGAATATCTTGCAGGCATGGTAGTTGCGGTGCTGGTGACTTCGGTAGGGTTAGAGCTTATCCGCAGCTCGGTTGAGAGTATTATGCAGCCTGAGCCTCTACACACGAGCCCAGTTGCGTTTTTGGTGCTTGTTGTATCTATTGTGATAAAACTCGCCATGATGGCTTTGAATATGCGCGTGAGCGCCTCAATTGTCTCTGAGCCGCTGCGTGCAACTGCGCTTGATGCACGAAACGATGCCATAGCGACGGGCGCCGTGTTGGCGTGCATTATAGTTTCTGCAGTAACTGGTATTAATATGGACGGCTGGGCAGGTCTGGCAGTTGGTATCTTTATCCTGGTGAGCGGTCTTATGTTGGTGCGCGATACTATCAATCTGCTGCTTGGCAAAGCTCCTACCAATGCAGAAATTGATGCCATTTTGCAGCGCATTCTTTCGTATCCGCATGTGCTTGGCACGCACGACCTTATGGTGCATGATTATGGCCCTGGTCGAAAATTTGCTTCAGCGCATGTTGAGATGCCCGCTGAGCTCAATCCGCTTGAAAGTCATATGGTACTTGACCAGATTGAGCAGGATTTTTTATCTGAGTGCAATCTTATTATGACCCTGCACTACGACCCTTTGGTAACCGATGACCCCGAGCTGCAAGACATTCGTAATTTTGTAGCCGAGCAGGCAACAACTATAGATGAGCGCTTAAGCGTGCACGATGTTCGTCGCGTAGTTGGTCCCACTCATACCAACATCATATTTGATTGTGTAAAGCCCTATGATGTTGTACTCACTGAAGAAGAGTTAACTTGTTTACTAACTGAGCGGGTGCAGGGGCGCTACCCTCGGGCTTTATGCAAAATAACCTTTGACGAATCGTATGTAAGCTCCTCACAGTAAACCGGTATTTCCTGCAACTTTGAGCTTCCTTAGCAATTTACACTCAGAGTTTTTGTTCCGGGCGGTACAATGTTTCAACATGGTTAATCCGTAGGTGCTCTCGCCGGAGCATCTTGCATGTACACCTATTGAGAGGAGAGGGGTATATGGCACGTACGTTCAAATCTATGGACGGTAACGAGGCTGCAGCATACGTCTCGTATGCGTACACGGAGGTGGCGGGTATCTATCCCATCACCCCATCGAGCCCCATGGCCGATCACGTAGACATTTGGGCTTCCCAGGGTATGAAAAATATCTTTGGGGCTAAGGTTAACGTGGTTGAAATGCAGTCCGAGGCTGGCGCTGCTGGTACGGTTCACGGGTCTTTGGGCGTTGGCGCGCTCACGACCACCTACACCGCATCGCAGGGTCTGTTGCTGATGATCCCCAACATGTACAAGATTGCAGGTGAGAATCTGCCAGCGGTCTTTCATGTAAGCGCACGTACCGTGGCAACACATGCCTTGAACATCTTTGGCGATCACTCCGACGTTATGGCTGCTCGCCAGACTGGCTTTGCAATGCTTGCCGAGGGTAACGTTCAGGAGGTTATGGACCTTTCCCCGGTTGCTCATCTGGCAGCTCTTGAGGGTTCGGTCCCTTTTATCAACTTCTTTGACGGCTTCCGCACCTCGCACGAGATTCAAAAAATTGCCGTGTGGGACTTTGAGGACTTAAGAGAGATGTGCGACATGGACGCTGTACAGCGCTTCCGTGACCACTCACTCAACCCAGAGCGCCCCAGCGCCCGTGGTTCTCATGAGGATGGCGACATCTTCTTCCAGCACCGTGAGTCTTGCAATCATTTCTACAACGAGCTTCCCTCGGTTGTAGAGAGCGTCATGGCAAAAGTGAATGCCAAGCTGGGCACCAACTACGGCCTGTTTAACTACTACGGCGCTGAGGATGCAGATCGTGTTGTTATCTGCATGGGCTCGTTCTGCGACACGCTTGAAGAGGTTATTGACTACCTGAACGCTCATGGCGAGAAGGTCGGCTTGGTGAAGGTTCGCCTGTTCCGTCCGTTCTCCATCAAGCACTTTGTTGATGCGTTGCCAAAGACCGTTAAAAAGATTGCTGTTATGGACCGCACCAAGGAGCCAGGCTCCATTGGTGAGCCGCTGTATCAAGACGTGGTATCAGCGCTTTATGAGGTAGGCAAGTCAGATATTACCGTTGTGGGTGGCCGCTATGGCTTGGGTTCAAAAGACACCACACCGGCCTCAGCCTTTGCTATCTTTGAGGAGCTCGCTAAGGACGCTCCAGCACGTGAGTTTACCGTTGGCATTGTCGATGACGTAACCAAGCTTTCTCTAGCCGAGAAGCCCGCTCCTAACACCGCAGCTGAGGGCACCATCGAGTGCAAGTTCTGGGGTCTTGGCGGCGACGGTACCGTTGGTGCTAACAAGAACTCGATTAAGATTATTGGTGACCATACCGATAAAAACGTTCAGGCATACTTCCAGTATGACTCCAAAAAGACGGGCGGCATTACCATCAGCCACCTGCGCTTTGGCGACCAGCCAATCCGTTCAACCTATTACGTAACCAAGGCAGACTTTGTGGCCTGCCATAACCCCAGCTACGTCGTTAAGGGCTTCAAGATGGTTCGCGACGTAAAGCCTGGTGGTACCTTCCTAGTTAACTGCCAGTGGACACCGGAGGAGTTCTCCAAGCACCTCAACGCAGAGGCTAAGCGCTACATTGCAAAGAACAACATAAACGTCTACCTGATTAACGCTGTTGATTTGGCTGAGCAGGTTGGCATGGGCAAGCGCACCAACACGGTGTTGCAATCGGCCTTCTTTGCGCTGGCTGGCGTGCTTCCTCTTGAGGACGCCTTGCAGTACATGAAAGATGCTGCCACCAAGTCATATGCCAAGAAGGGTCAGGCTATCGTTGACGCCAACCATAAGGCTATTGATGCTGGTGCAACGGCATTTGTTAAGTTTGAGGTGCCTGCTGATTGGGCAGAGGCTGTTGACGTAGTTGAGGACGAAGTTCCTGTTGAGCTTAAGAGCGCTATCGCTAAGCAGGTTCATGAGATTTTGAACCCAGTTTCACGCATGGAAGGCGATAGCCTGCCCGTCTCTGCCTTTGTGGGTCATGAGGACGGACAGTTTGAGATTGGTGCTTCGCAGTACGAGAAGCGCGGTGTTGCATTCCAGGTGCCGGTATGGGACCAGGACAAGTGCATTCAGTGCAATCAGTGCGCCTATGTTTGCCCGCATGCTTCAATCCGTCCCTTTGCTCTGGACGATGTTGAGCTTGCCGCAGCACCTGAGAATATGCGCGTAATTGATGTTCGCAACCCCAAGGGCAAGGGTCTGCACTTTGCTATTTCTGTCAGCCCGCTCGACTGCATGGGCTGCACCAACTGCGCAAAGGTTTGCCCCAAAGACGCTCTTACCATGGTGTCGCAGGAGAGTCAGCTCGAGGAGCAGAAGGTCTTCGATTACGCTGTGGCTCACGTTAGCGAAAAAGAGCAGCTCATCAACAATACGCTGGTGGGTACCCAGTTCAAGAAGCCGCTGCTTGAGTTCTCAGGTTCTTGCGCAGGCTGCGCCGAGACGGCATACGCTCGTTTGATTACGCAGGTTGCTGGTGACCGCATGTTTGTTTCCAATGCAACGGGCTGCTCTTCCATTTGGGGTAATCCTTCGGCACGTAGCCCATTTACTACCGACGCAAACGGTCATGGTCCGGCGTGGAACAACTCGCTGTTTGAGGACAACGCCGAGCACGGTTTGGGTATGCTGCTTGGTTATGAGGCAGTTCAGGATAAGCTGGTTGTTGTCGCCGAAAAGATGATTGCAAGCGACACAGAGAGCGACGAGCTTAAGGCCGCAGCACAAGAGTGGCTTGATAGTCGCCATGGTGCCTATGAGTCCAAGGTAGGCGCTGCCAAGCTCTTGGCTGCCTGCGAGGCCTCTGAGAGCCCGCTTGCTAAAGAGATTCTTGCCGATAAGGAATATCTCACCAAGAAGTCCTTCTGGATTATGGGCGGTGACGGCTGGGCCTACGACATCGGCTTCGGTGGTCTTGACCACGTTATTGCATCGGGTCATAACGTCAACATCTTTGTCTTTGATACCGAGGTGTACTCCAACACCGGTGGTCAGGCATCTAAGGCATCAAATATCGGTCAGGTTGCCCAGTTTGCAGCAGCTGGCAAGGTAACCAAGAAGAAGAGCTTGGCTGAGATTGCTATGAGCTATGGTCACGTATACGTGGCACAGGTTGCTATGGGTGCAAATCCCACTCAAACGCTCAAGGCAATTACTGAGGCCGAGGCTTATGACGGTCCTTCCATCATCATTGGTTACAGCCCCTGCGAGATGCACTCCATTAAGAAGGGTGGTATGCAGAACTGCCAGATGGAGATGAAAGATGCAGTAAGCTGCGGGTATTGGAACCTCTTCCGCTTCAATCCGGCAGCAGCGGCTGGCAAGCGCTTTGCGCTTGATTCTAAGGCGCCGGCGGGTGGCTATCAGGACTTCTTGATGAACGAAGCACGCTACGCTGGTTTGACGCGTTCGTTCCCCGAGGCAGCTGAGGAGCTCTTTGCTCGGAGCGAGAAGGAAGCTATGGAGCGCTATCAGCATCTGGTACGCTTGAAGGACGTGTATAACGCGGTCGAAGAATAGGTAGTAAGGACCTACGCCGCCTCTTTTCTGAGGTGGTGTAGGTCGAGCTAGCTTTGTGTTTGCTGATTGATTTGCAAGCCTGTTGGGTGATATTGGCCTTTCGCATCGTCTAAGTTAGGCGAATGGTTCGTAAGCTTACGGGGTGGCAGAGGCTTTCTCTTCGTTAGTTTGACGAGTGAATTGCAGGCGTATGGGGTGGCATAGTCTTTTCACAGGAACTGCGCTTCGCGAAAGTTCCCTTAGAAAAGCTATGCCACCCTTATGTTGCAGCTCTATCTCACCTGTTTTATGAGCTAATTCACCCTCTCAATAGATTACTTATTACCTCATATCAACTGGACGAATGATTGCATTCTACGAATGCGCTTCGCAGAATTCTCCGAACACAATCATTCGTCGTTTTCCTTAGAGTAAATGCCAAATACACATACAGCAGTCGGTTCACTTACGCCCTGCCATGCGATAGCATCACATATAAGAAGAAAGGAGTTGGGTTGTAGCTTTACCAAGGCAAAAGAGATTCACGCCTCAGGTAGACTGCACCAACCGAAAATCTACCTAGAAACGTAAGCTAAGCATAATGGCTCGTTACTCAACTTAAATAAGACCAA
This region of Collinsella sp. zg1085 genomic DNA includes:
- the nifJ gene encoding pyruvate:ferredoxin (flavodoxin) oxidoreductase, which encodes MARTFKSMDGNEAAAYVSYAYTEVAGIYPITPSSPMADHVDIWASQGMKNIFGAKVNVVEMQSEAGAAGTVHGSLGVGALTTTYTASQGLLLMIPNMYKIAGENLPAVFHVSARTVATHALNIFGDHSDVMAARQTGFAMLAEGNVQEVMDLSPVAHLAALEGSVPFINFFDGFRTSHEIQKIAVWDFEDLREMCDMDAVQRFRDHSLNPERPSARGSHEDGDIFFQHRESCNHFYNELPSVVESVMAKVNAKLGTNYGLFNYYGAEDADRVVICMGSFCDTLEEVIDYLNAHGEKVGLVKVRLFRPFSIKHFVDALPKTVKKIAVMDRTKEPGSIGEPLYQDVVSALYEVGKSDITVVGGRYGLGSKDTTPASAFAIFEELAKDAPAREFTVGIVDDVTKLSLAEKPAPNTAAEGTIECKFWGLGGDGTVGANKNSIKIIGDHTDKNVQAYFQYDSKKTGGITISHLRFGDQPIRSTYYVTKADFVACHNPSYVVKGFKMVRDVKPGGTFLVNCQWTPEEFSKHLNAEAKRYIAKNNINVYLINAVDLAEQVGMGKRTNTVLQSAFFALAGVLPLEDALQYMKDAATKSYAKKGQAIVDANHKAIDAGATAFVKFEVPADWAEAVDVVEDEVPVELKSAIAKQVHEILNPVSRMEGDSLPVSAFVGHEDGQFEIGASQYEKRGVAFQVPVWDQDKCIQCNQCAYVCPHASIRPFALDDVELAAAPENMRVIDVRNPKGKGLHFAISVSPLDCMGCTNCAKVCPKDALTMVSQESQLEEQKVFDYAVAHVSEKEQLINNTLVGTQFKKPLLEFSGSCAGCAETAYARLITQVAGDRMFVSNATGCSSIWGNPSARSPFTTDANGHGPAWNNSLFEDNAEHGLGMLLGYEAVQDKLVVVAEKMIASDTESDELKAAAQEWLDSRHGAYESKVGAAKLLAACEASESPLAKEILADKEYLTKKSFWIMGGDGWAYDIGFGGLDHVIASGHNVNIFVFDTEVYSNTGGQASKASNIGQVAQFAAAGKVTKKKSLAEIAMSYGHVYVAQVAMGANPTQTLKAITEAEAYDGPSIIIGYSPCEMHSIKKGGMQNCQMEMKDAVSCGYWNLFRFNPAAAAGKRFALDSKAPAGGYQDFLMNEARYAGLTRSFPEAAEELFARSEKEAMERYQHLVRLKDVYNAVEE
- a CDS encoding cation diffusion facilitator family transporter encodes the protein MSTSKNKKQPPKNQPQKILADIRLALTPGMSEELRNNPERRARMGTLVSVLGILLNVLLCVVKGLVGLAISSVAMVADAINNLSDASSNIISMVGFRLGRRPADRQHPYGHGRFEYLAGMVVAVLVTSVGLELIRSSVESIMQPEPLHTSPVAFLVLVVSIVIKLAMMALNMRVSASIVSEPLRATALDARNDAIATGAVLACIIVSAVTGINMDGWAGLAVGIFILVSGLMLVRDTINLLLGKAPTNAEIDAILQRILSYPHVLGTHDLMVHDYGPGRKFASAHVEMPAELNPLESHMVLDQIEQDFLSECNLIMTLHYDPLVTDDPELQDIRNFVAEQATTIDERLSVHDVRRVVGPTHTNIIFDCVKPYDVVLTEEELTCLLTERVQGRYPRALCKITFDESYVSSSQ